GAGGTTTTATCAGCTGAAATGGCTTTTTCTTCGCCGGAAGCTAGGGCAGAGAGGGTTGCAGCTCTAAACTTTCTTTTGACAGATCAAGCGGGAATCATCGTGGTGCCTGTAGCTGGGTTAAGAAAGTACTTGCCGAGTAAACAGACTTGGGAACAAGCTCAGCTTCACTGGGAACTTGGTGGTGAAATTGAGCTAGATACCTTAGCGCAGCAATTGGTCTTAATGGGCTATCAACGTGAATCCTTAGTGGGCAAACCTGGTGATTTCAGTATTCGAGGCAGTATTGTCGATGTCTATCCGTTGAATTCAGAATATCCAGTTCGAGCAGAGTTGTTTGATATTGAAATTGATTCACTGCGTTATTTTGAAGCAGATACACAACGCTCGGTTGGTACTATTGAATCTGTGACGCTTTCACCGATGACAGACTTAGTCTTTTCAAAAGCAGACTTGAGTCATGGGGAAAAACAATTAACGAATGCTTTAGAAAGACGAGTGGCAATTGCGAAAGACGCTGCTGAAAAAGACTTTCTCCAAGATTATTTTGGTCAGTTGGCAACATCCTGGAATCAAGGGATTCCTACCGATACAGCCCATTACTACACGGACCTTCTATATGAAACGAAAACAACCTTGCTTGATTATCTACCAGAAGATAGCTTGGTCTTTATTGATGACTATGCTCGTATCTTAGAGGCAGAACGTGAGATAATTCGTGAAGAAAATGAATGGCAAGTTCTTAAATTAGAAGAAATGCGCATTTTTCCTGAACAGACTTTTGGTTTAGAGTTTCATGGGCAGGTACGGAAATTGACTTTTGCAACAACCTTCTTTTCGTTATTTCAAAAAGGCATGGGCAATCTCCGTTTTCAAGCAATCCATAATGTTCAATATCGTTCAATGCAACAATTTTTTGGTCAAATGCCATTGTTAAAAACCGAAATGGATCGTTGGCAAAAACAAGATCAAACGGTTGTAGTATTCGTACCAACTAAAGAACGGAGCCAAAAAGTTGAAGAACTGTTTCGGGATTTTGACATTGCAAGTGTGACAGCTGCAGCCGATAGTTTAATAGAAGGGAAAATTCAAATTGTTGAAGGCTCATTGCAATCAGGGTTTGAATTGCCTGTTGAAAAAATCGTAGCAATCACAGAAAAAGAAATTTTCCATACAACGACTAAAAAAAGAGCCAGACGTCAAACTGTTTCTAATGCAGAGAGATTAAAAAGCTATAGTGATTTGAAGAACGGCGATTATGTTGTTCATGCGAATCATGGGATCGGTAAGTATATTGGGATGCAGACATTGGAAGTCGATGGCGTTCACCAAGATTACATCACGATTTTATATCAAAACGATGATAAGTTGTTTATTCCAGTTACTCAGCTAAACCTGATTCAGAAATTCGTTGCTTCGGAAGCGAAATCGCCGAAAGTCAATAAACTAGGCGGTAGTGAATGGAGTAAAACTAAGCGGAAAGTTACGTCTAAAATCGAAGATATTGCAGATGATTTGATTCAATTATATGCGTCCAGAGAATCGGAAAAAGGCTATGCTTTTCCACCAGATGATGCGTATCAAAAAGAATTTGAAGATGCATTTCCCTATAGTGAAACAGATGATCAGTTACGTAGTACGGCTGAAATTAAACATGATATGGAAAAAACGCGACCAATGGATCGTTTATTAGTTGGTGATGTGGGGTATGGGAAAACAGAAGTCGCTTTACGTGCGGCTTTTAAAGCTATCAATAACAATAAACAAGTTGCCTTTCTAGTTCCAACCACGATTTTAGCTCAGCAACATTATGAAACGATGTTGGATCGCTTTGAAGGGTTTCCGGTGGAAGTAGGCTTATTAAGCCGCTTTAGAACGAAAAAACAACAAAGTGAAACCATCGAAAAAATCAAACATGGTCAATTGGATATTGTTGTAGGAACACATCGTTTACTTTCTCAAGATGTGCAATTTAGCGATTTAGGTTTACTGGTGATCGATGAAGAACAACGCTTTGGTGTAAAACATAAAGAACGTTTAAAACAACTGCGGGCACAAGTGGATGTTTTAACCTTGACCGCAACACCGATTCCAAGGACTCTGCATATGTCGATGCTTGGCGTACGTGATTTATCTGTCATTGAAACGCCACCGGAAAATCGTTATCCGATCCAAACCTATGTAATGGAGCATAATTCAAGTGCGATTAGAGAAGCGATTGAAAGAGAAATGGCGCGAGATGGACAAGTTTTTTATCTCTATAATCGTGTAGATACGATTGAGCAAAAAGTGGAAGAAATCCAAGCCTTGGTTCCAGAGGCTAGAATTGCTTATGCACATGGGCAAATGACCGAGGTTCAACTTGAAAATACCTTGTTTGATTTTATTGAACGGCAATACGACGTGTTAGTGACGACCACAATTATTGAAACGGGTGTTGATATTCCAAATGCGAATACGTTATTTGTAGAAAATGCTGATTACATGGGCTTATCAACCTTGTATCAATTGCGTGGTAGAGTTGGTCGAAGCAATCGTGTAGCGTATGCCTATTTTATGTACGAACAGCAAAAGATTTTAAACGAAGTTAGTGAAAAACGATTAGAGGCGATCAAA
The DNA window shown above is from Enterococcus sp. 12C11_DIV0727 and carries:
- the mfd gene encoding transcription-repair coupling factor, which codes for MNIIERIGASELVRDWQMQLAGNTRQLITGLAGSAKTLVMTSGFKQKNKKVVVAVPNLYYGNQLIEDFRNILSDEEVYLFPVDEVLSAEMAFSSPEARAERVAALNFLLTDQAGIIVVPVAGLRKYLPSKQTWEQAQLHWELGGEIELDTLAQQLVLMGYQRESLVGKPGDFSIRGSIVDVYPLNSEYPVRAELFDIEIDSLRYFEADTQRSVGTIESVTLSPMTDLVFSKADLSHGEKQLTNALERRVAIAKDAAEKDFLQDYFGQLATSWNQGIPTDTAHYYTDLLYETKTTLLDYLPEDSLVFIDDYARILEAEREIIREENEWQVLKLEEMRIFPEQTFGLEFHGQVRKLTFATTFFSLFQKGMGNLRFQAIHNVQYRSMQQFFGQMPLLKTEMDRWQKQDQTVVVFVPTKERSQKVEELFRDFDIASVTAAADSLIEGKIQIVEGSLQSGFELPVEKIVAITEKEIFHTTTKKRARRQTVSNAERLKSYSDLKNGDYVVHANHGIGKYIGMQTLEVDGVHQDYITILYQNDDKLFIPVTQLNLIQKFVASEAKSPKVNKLGGSEWSKTKRKVTSKIEDIADDLIQLYASRESEKGYAFPPDDAYQKEFEDAFPYSETDDQLRSTAEIKHDMEKTRPMDRLLVGDVGYGKTEVALRAAFKAINNNKQVAFLVPTTILAQQHYETMLDRFEGFPVEVGLLSRFRTKKQQSETIEKIKHGQLDIVVGTHRLLSQDVQFSDLGLLVIDEEQRFGVKHKERLKQLRAQVDVLTLTATPIPRTLHMSMLGVRDLSVIETPPENRYPIQTYVMEHNSSAIREAIEREMARDGQVFYLYNRVDTIEQKVEEIQALVPEARIAYAHGQMTEVQLENTLFDFIERQYDVLVTTTIIETGVDIPNANTLFVENADYMGLSTLYQLRGRVGRSNRVAYAYFMYEQQKILNEVSEKRLEAIKDFTELGSGFKIAMRDLSIRGAGNLLGAQQHGFIDSVGFDMYSQMLSEAVARKQGKTIQDQKTSVEIDLGIDAYLPTSYISDERQKIEIYKRIRQLENRDMYDELEADLLDRFGEYPDEVAHLLTTGQIKMDGDRALVETIRKRQQEITFTLSKIGTKTYNVEQIFEALSHTQLKADLAVDNEKMSIRLKLPKDMKEATWLQEVALFTTALRQEKYKTVTVEAE